In Phaseolus vulgaris cultivar G19833 chromosome 7, P. vulgaris v2.0, whole genome shotgun sequence, the genomic stretch TGGAAGTGCTGCAGATCACTGGTTTAAGGAGGCAAAAGAGATGCTGCCATCTTTAAATGCTGTCATTTATGGTAGCATAATTTATGCGCACTGGTAAGCATGAATATTTCTTTCAagggtttatttttatttggtcaaaACTGTGCTACTCCCTCATATCTGAATCCACCACAACTAGTAAAGAGAAAGTTCAACTATACCATTGTCAGCTGGGACATCCTTCATTTCAagttataaaattgattttcccttccttgttttagaattttaaggTGGAAAGTCTCCAATGTGAGGTGTGCGGGTTTGTTAAACACAAGTGTGTAAATTTTCCCATTAGCAATAGTCATGTCCCTTTTTATCTTGTTCCCGCTAATGTCCCTAATATCTCAAGTGCTAAATGGTTTATAAACTTTATAGATGATTGTACCCGGGTGACTTGGGTTTTCATATTGAAACACAGATTTGAGGTTAGTTATGCTTTTATTCAGTTTGTCGCAATGATTAATAATCAATTTGGAGTCAATATTATGAGAATTAGGTCTGATAATGCCAAGGACTACTTTAATCTTGAGTTCAACTCTTTTTACGAAAGAGGGGATAATCCATGAGTTTTCATGTGTTAacacacctcaacaaaatgggtttgttgaaaggaaaaatgggCACTTACTAGAACAAACTATAGCTCTACATTTTCAATATCATGTTCCTAAAAAATTTTGGGGGAAGCCCTTTATATTACCACTTATCTCATCAATAGATTGCCCTCTAAAATCTTAGGATCAAAGAGACCCATGGAAGTTCTATCCTCATTTTGCTCATACACAGACCCTACAATTAAGCTCTAACCTAGAACATTTGGGTGTGTATCTTTTCTGCACGTCCATATAATGGAAGGGGAAAATTGGATCCTAGGGCTGTTACATGTGTTTTTTAGGATACTCAACCTACACCTAATGAGGGTGGAGAATTTGGGAAAATCCTAGTTTATTCAAGGAGAGAAAAAGGCCATTCTAGAATATGTCCATGTCCGAGAATCCAACCTACCACCATTACATGAGGTAACTATTTCTAATCctataaattttgataattctaatgagtttttatatgaaaatttaGAAGTCCAGGTGGACCAAATCCTAGACATTCCCATTGCCCTTAGAAAGGGAACTGGAACATGCACCTAACAGACCCAACAATCACTTTACCctttatcaatttttttgtcCTTTGAAAAGTTCTCCCCTACTCACCAAACCTTTCCCACAAATCTAAACTTTATAACCACACCTTCCTCTATATCTGAAGCATTATCTGACAGGAAATGGAAACAAGCCATGGATGTGGAAATGGAGGCGTTAAACAAGAATAGGACCTAGGAACTTGTCACCATACCAATTGGAAGCAAAACCAGTTGGGTAGGGTGTAAGTGGGTATATACGTGAAATATCGTATTGATGTAACCATTGAACATTATAAGGCAATGTTAGTGGCCAAAGGATTCACTCAAACCTATGGAGTGGATTACTTGGAGACATCTGCCCCAATTGCTAAGATGAACGTGGTCAGAGTAGTATTGTCATTAGTAGCAAATCATGGGATCTGCTGCAGTTCAATGTGAAGAATGCATTCCTATATGAAGACCTTGATGAAGAAATATACATGGAGTCGCATGCAAGCTATGAAGGACAGGTTGCTACTAGAACTATTTGCAAGCTAAGAAAGGCTTTGTATAGGCTGAAACAATCCCTAAAAGCATGGTTTGGTAAATTCACCAAAGTTATGACTAGTCTGGGTTACAAGGGGAGTAACTATATTGTTggtgtatgttgatgatattataGTAATGAAGGATGGCAGAAGGGAGCAGCAAATGTTAAGTCAATGTCTTGCCACAAAATTTGAGATTGAGGTGGATAGACATTTTATCAAGGAAAAGCTGGACAATAGCTTGATTTCACCTGATGTGTCCATTCAAAATCAACTTGTAGACATATTTACCAGATGGTTGAACTGCATTAGCTTTGAAAGGATTATATCCAAGGCCGGAATTTCTCACCAGCTTGAGGGACAGTGTCAAAATCgttctttttattctttattacaGATGTGTCTTTCTATTAATACTAGGattatgtatttaaaaaaatcccGTAATTACATGGATTTGTTTTCTTAGAATTAGCTCTTTATATTTCATAACATAACCAGCAGACTCATGTATTTATAGGTTCAATGACCTCATTATTATTGGAATAtagaagaaatatattattctttctaaaattgataaatacTAATTAAGTTTTTAGTGCTAAAATTTGGGGTGAACTGTGTTTGGTTCCCCAAATTAAAGAAAGTTCATTTTTGtctcaaatttgaaaaaaaatggtttagtccctaaataataaatttgaggcACTAAAAGCAattctaaaaaaatcattttagtcCCTCCAATTTAGTGTTTAGGGactataagaatatttttttttgtatttgagAGACTAAAATGATTTCTTCGTCAGACTTATCCTAAATTTCAAGGACTAGAAACATAATATAAGTAGCAATATTTGGcaagagaaaaaaattgttgatcAAGTTGTTAATTAATTCAATATTAGGTAAAAAGTTAAACTCAATTATTCACTAATGTGTTTAATTTTTCTGTCTATTGTTACATTTCTGTTTCTGTAAATTTCCAacttttgtttgttttcaaatgATTGCCATTTCATCTCAAttttcttcctttgttcctcTCATTGTTTATGATATCCTGATGCATTTTACAGTCAAACATGCAATATGGATCGAGCTGAAGCCTTGGTGAGGGAGATGGAAGAACAAGGGATAGATGCTCCCATTGACATATATCATACCATGATGGATGGTTATACAATGATTGGTAACGAACAAAAATGCTTGATTGTGTTTGAAAGACTAAAGGTATAAGCTCGTTCGTAGTTTATCATTTTCATCACCATTACTTTAGTCTTTCTTGGTTCTAGTGTTGGTATGTTATGTGTTTATTGTGCTGTCAtcaattgtatattttaaagaaaatccACACCATAAGAATGTTGAATACTAAAGGATGACTAGAACATAAAAAGTCTATTTTGGGTATCCTTAAATGAGAGTAAATATTGTCCTCTGTTTTTTTGCCTATACGCTAGCTAACATTAGTGCTTTAGTGATTTTATAACCTTTCTTCATATTGCAACATGATATTCTTCCCAATGCAACTATCATCTTTGTTTCTCAacatttatttatagtattgaataaatgatatttttggACTTGAAATCTCACAAAAATTCTCCTAGCCAGCCATGCATTTTTCCACTCCAGCCATTGGCTTTCACATAAAAGCAAGTGATGGATCATCTTCAGTCACAGTTGCTAAAAACCATTGTAGATTAGCTTACCTCCCCATGTTAGGCTCGGTTGGGCCTAGTCCAAATCAAGATGAGTTGGATTGGTCAAGCAGAGTCAGGTTTGGTTAGGTTGGGCCAAGGTTAGGCTGAGTCGTGTCAAACTCAGGTTAGGTTAGGTTTAAGTCAGGAAAGGTCTAGTCGGATTGCGTCCAAGTCATGCAAGGTCAAGTTGAGTCAAGCCTAAGTTAGGCTGGGTCCTGACAAGTTGGGCTAGGCCCTAACCCTGCAATTAagttacaaataataaaaatcaaggATCGATTTAcaattaatgtaaaatatttaggGATCAATTTTGCAATTTAGAATATTTTAAGAACTTATGCAATTCTAATAGTATGTAGGAGTTATTTGAAGtcttattttaatgttattgtGGGTCAAACAAGTGTTATCGTTAATTGGCCATGACAATGCCATCGCAAAAAGCGGTTGCTGGATTTGTCAGTGACCGCCATAGCAAGGTGGTGGCGAATCGGTTTTCATGTTGCAGATTATAAGTGAGTTTTAGGCCTAATTCAATATTACTAAACTAGCTTGTAATGTGAGGTTTGCACTCTCTTATATATTGTAATTTAACCATATTCATAGTCCATGTGGGATCTCAAACATGATCAATTCattataagtttattttttacgTTTTCCAAGTTGTTTCTCAATGCAGTTTATCTGTCACTATGCAGATATTAatagtttttcttataatatttgtagattttaaaagaaaaaggtgGTAAACTATTTCCAATTGTTTTATTATAGTCTAGAGTTACTGCATCAAGCATACATGTTTCTTTAAGTTTTGTTTCTTATCACAAGTCTCTATATCTTTAAAATTTGTACCCTTTATTTGTTAATTTAGCATGTGTTATATTTCTCACATAGTCACTGATTTACTCACATAGTCAATGATTTACTAACATAGTCACTAACTATGCAGATATTAATAGTCACTAACATGTGTTAATTTGtagattttaaaagaaaaaggtgGTAAACTATTTCCAATTGTTTTATTATAGTCTAGAGTTACTGCATCAAGCATACATGTTTCTTTAAGTTTTGTTTCTTATCACAAGTCtctatttctttaaaatttgtaCCCTTTATTTGTTAATTTAGCATGTGTTATATTACTCACACAGTCACTGATTTATTTGGATATGGTATCTAAATCTGTTATGCATTGTTGCACTCTACATTAAATGacaccaaaatatttttttgttttgatgaaGGAATGTGGTTTCTCGCCCTCAGTTGTCAGTTATGGTTGTCTTATTAATCTTTACACCAAGGTAAGATATATTACACTTTCTACATTAATTGGATCATTTATACTTTCAGTAGTTACTGCCTGCTTTTCTTGCAAACATTTTATTGAAGTTcatatagatttttttaataaaacggTAGTGGTAAAGCATCACAATGTTAATTGTCAACCCAACTATGGTGACACCACAATTAACAATAATCTGCAGCACCCCAATCCATAAAATAAAGGAGATGAAAACAATAGTGGGGGTATAATAAGGATGTTAAAATCTGTCTCTGAAAAAATCTGAATTTATAAATTAGCTGGAAAAAGTGGggctataacaaaagaaaatatattatccCACCATGCATAGCACTTTGAACTAATACCAAAATTGGCTAGCTTATTCTTACAATACTTCCCTAAAGATATGAGAGACACGAGGGTTTATCTTATCATGTAGAACTCACCAATAAAATTCACATTATGTAAGGCACTCTTCATATTAAgattaatataaatttcaaatatatggaaatattaattatttaatgatgTTCTagggaataaaaaaaaatacaagggAATAAGCAAACTAGGAATGTGAAGCAGTGAGAGTTTGGATGTTTGACAAGAGCGCTCAGGTTTAAACATCAAGCGATAATCTGCCAATTTGAATAAAAGTTGTTCATTCTAATGAAGAAAAATAAGCTCCCCTGCAATTATCAATCCTTTTATTTATCTGTTAAATAAGTCTCTCTTATCAATTATTAATCCTCACTTTGATCCTTGCACTCTGTTATGAATTAGTTTTCGTTTTCATGAATTCTCCTTTTGAAAACTATGAAAGTTCTGAGAAGTTagaccttttttttattttaattttgtcagAACAGTTTTTAAGACTGTCATACTATATTTGAAATACCATGATCCAATATTAATGTTTTGAATTCAGAACCAAATCCCTTGCAAAGCACATGAAAACAATATTTGACAGACAATTCATTTCCAGCTAATAAACTGACCATCATGTTCAATCTGTTTTATGTTTGACACAATTTCGCTCAAGCAAACAAACGTATATGCCATCAATAATTCTAGCTTGTTGATGCCAATctgttttatcttttttttcagATAGGAAAAGTTTCTAAAGCATTGGAGAtaagcaaaataatgaaaatgagTGGCATAGAACACAACATGAAGACATATTCCATGTTGATCAATGGATTCTTGAAGTTAAAAGATTGGGCTAATGCATTCTCTATTTTTGAAGACTTTACTAAGGATGGTTTGAAGCCCGATGTAGTTCTCTACAATAACATTGTAACAGCCTTCTGTGGAATGGGTAATATGGATCGTGCTATTCAAATGGTCAAGCAAATGCAGAAGGAGAGGCATAGACCTACCACACGCACATTTTTGCCCATTATACATAGTTTTGCAAGAGCTGGAGAGATGAGGAGAGCCCTGGAGGTATTTGATATGATGAGGAGGAGTGGCTGCATTCCCACAGTACACACATATAATGCGCTGATTCTTGGCCTTGTTGAGAAGTGCCAGGTAACCTGTAGttgataaaaaattgtttattataaattataataaacaaaGGACATGACTTGGTCTTTACTTTTCCTTATctttatatgtttatttattctattttcaaTAACTAAATAAATTGCCAAGAAGCTAATAAACACGCATACATATACAGTAGTTATAATGCTCTTTCTAGATAGGAATCTAAATTCGCCTGAATTTGCTTAGTTTTAGTTATTTCTTGAAGTTCTGAGTGCTGGAAGCTGTTGCATGCACTGGCTTCCATTGCTTCTTACTGTTAAAGATTTCAACAGTTCTGCGTGCTTTGGGAAACACTAAAATAAAGGCTAACCATTGATGATAAAAAGTGTTAAAAGGATTTCTCAATGATTAAGAAGGGGATAGAAGAGAATGGGCCAAGGGACCCACCACTAGAGTCATGGCCGGAAGAATCCATTAAGGTTGGGTCTGGTTTTCCtgagtattttattattttcactcTTGGCTACAACATAAAGTTGTTTGAAGGACTAAAAGGAAAATTTTCGTATGAGAGGATATGACCTATGAACACACTTTGTCAAGAGAATACACTTTCACAAAGTGAAGGATTTACAAAGAAATGTCTCTCTCTCTATCGACAGTCTATATATTTAGCATTTAAAAGATTTGGCAACAACACCGACACACGTTGATTTTATACAGAAGATCATTAGTTTGGTTTACATGGAGAGTCTTCTGTTATAGGCGTCTTGAGAAAAACTATTGAAGCTTGCATGTTGATTGTGTCCTTATGTCTGTACTTTAGCAGAGGTTGATAGCATTTTCATTGATATCTTCCTTTGTTGCACTCATCTTACTATGCAGGGAAACTTTTCTTCTTAACATCTCTTCATATTACTAACAACACCAAATTTAGCATACAAACTTAGGGATGGTTGGCCTACTGTTTCAGAATCATTGTGGGAATTTGTAACTTGCATTTGGTGAAGAGTAAATGGTCTAACAAATGAAATTTGTCTTGTGTTGTACACGTGTTATTAGCGTCTACTGATATCATATTGATGTCCTCTATAGTCGTCGTCTAATTGTTGTACATAGTGGCTTGTGTTATATGTGTGGTTTCAACTGTCTATTGCTTTCATGTTGACTTTCTCTGATAGTCATCGTTTAATCGTTGTACGTACTCTATACTATCTTGCTTTAGCTGATCAAGCATTTGGGTGGGGCCATCTTATTCTCTTTAATTATAAGAACCCTTTTTTTCCAAATACACACTTAGAGAGACTATAATTAGctcatcaaaatttaatattatatgttATCATCCAAACCATGGGTTGTCTAGATGAAACTATATTTATTGATCAGCATAGACTCTTCCAAAAGGTCGTCTATTCACGTATCAAACTGTCTCTATATGATTGGATTACAAAAATAGATATACTGGGATCTTTCTGTTAGGTTTCTTGTTTTAGTGCTCATACATTATATAACACTTTCTGTAAATAATGTTACATTTCTTGTAGATGGCCAAGGCTGTAGCAATATTGGATGAAATGAATCTGGCAGGCATTAGACCGAATGAACACACATATACAACTCTTATGCAAGGTTATGCTTCAGTGGGTGACACTGAAAAGGCCTTTCAGTACTTTACAGCGTTGAGGAATGAGGGTCTGGAGATTGATGTCTATACCTATGAGGCATTGTTGAAGGCGTGTTGCAAGGCAGGCAGAATGCAGAGTGCCCTTGCAGTCACAAAAGAAATGAGTGCAAAAAAGATTCCAAGGAACACTTTTGTCTACAACATACTAATTGATGGGTATGAATAAATTTCATCTGACCATCAAAATTGAAGTTTTTATTTTGTCTAACTAACATTTGCTTATATATGTACTACACGTGTGTGTGTTCTTGAATGGTGACATTGTCTTTTTTTGTTGATATATTTTCGATGTGTACGTGCTTGgaatctttaatatttttatccatTAGCGGCTTCACAACTTGCCTTGTATTTTAGTAACCTTGTTTACTTTCTTAGTTGGGCGCGGAGAGGTGATGTTTGGGAGGCTGCAGACTTGATGCAGCAAATGAGAAAAGAAGGAGTTCGACCAGACATCCATACCTACACGTCTTTTATAAATGCTTGTTGTAAAGCTGGGGATATGCAGGTATGATAAATTTAACTTATTAAGTTTGTGATTACTTGAAGTGGACTAAAAGCAAGGGTACAAGTGTTTCATTCCTTTCATCTTCATTGAGTGTTTGGATAAACTTCTTCAcaagcacgtttgtaagaagaaaataagaaaaagaaccaaaagtttatttttaactAATGAAATTTTagctttagaaaaaaaattattttctgtttATAGAcaagtttatccataaccacctTAGGGCATGGTTTTGGGtggtaatttatttatataacctgttaatcagtttttattttcttcctgCCAGAAAGCAACTGAGATTATCCAAGAAATGGAAGCATCTGATATAAAACCGAACCTTAAAACCTACACCACTCTAATAAATGGTTGGGCACGTGCCTCTATGCCTGAGAAAGCTTTGAGTTGCTTTGAAGAGATGAAACTAGCTGGATTGAAACCAGACAAGGCAGTGTACCATTGTCTTGTGACATCTTTGCTATCAAGAGCCACCTTTGCTCAATCATACGTTTATAGTGCCATGTTGTCTATATGTAGAGAGATGGTAGAGTCTGAGATGACTATTGACATGGGAACTGCGGTTCATTGGTCAAGATATTTACGCAAGATTGAAAGAACAGGAGGGGAACTAACAGAAGCCCTACAAAAGACCTTTCCTCCTGATTGGACCTCACATAATGTTCTTGATGTCAATAGTAAAACAGAAACTGCAGATCTTGagattgatgatgatgatgatgaagaagatgaagatgttAACTAAGTACATTATAATGCCAATGGAATCAATTAAGATGATGCCATTATGATGAGGATTATGATAATGTTATCTCATAGTCATACAGTTTTGAATTATGTATTGTAAAGGGTATTGGCAGAATGCCATGATTGGTGCTAATCTTTTAGGcattaaattctttttttttgtttcttttgataGAAATAGGAAAAATAGTAATTTTGTTCAACCCCCTCCCAGCAGGATCCAGAAATTACTGTGGATTTTAACTAATTTtgtattcaataaaaaaatcttgTAAGATTTATACTGATTTTGTAAATAAATGCATAGTAggtaatttaatatatatatatatatatgtattctTAAAGCTAATGGTTAGTTTTAtttagaataaatatatttatccaTATAAAgcccttatttttcttttatttaaatttcatcTATAAAGTTAATTTAGTCAACATATACTAATTTTAGTTCAATCAGATATAAgttctatataaataaatgtattattattataaattataaataaccaCACAAtataagttatttaaaatttaaaattaaaattaaaatctaatcATATCTATTAGAAAATTTAATGTATATACTGATGGATTTATCCTATTGATtgtttaatttaaatacaatacGATTCTAAATAAATCGATATAATTTTAGTGATTACCATTAACATTGAGTGATctattatttttacatatttttaataactttatgaataaacattttatttttatttattatttttttaagagaagTGATGTTTAAATGTATTAATgaattgttaaaatatttctagttaattagatattaattaaaaactatttataaataataaaaattaattaatttagatattaatagttttttaatttttaaaatagtatctagtaactaattatttttagtctagtataataattaattattaattatttttattttctaatattagtttttatttattatttattatagtatattaattaatatcacATGCTAAATTACAGTAGTTtatgacaaaaataataaaaataatcataataattaacatataaaataacttttatcaaaattaataaaaaaacgtTAATCAACATTATTCTAAAAGTAGTAATCCAACAATGTTTTCTAAtaatgtttttcaaatatactatatatatatatatatatttatatatactatatatatGTTGTTTAATTTTATGAATTACACCAccgttttagaaaaaaaaatacgttGAGTGAATGATaatactttataaataaatatattaacgtaatatatttatatattataaatataatattcaattcaGATAATTCACAatatagaaaaagaagaatttTAATTCGTTTACtcctaattataatttttactcaaataacttttttgtccggtatattaaattaatataaccAAATCGTTTTAagaatgacttttaattttttttaagaaaataattaattgatacTTGTTTGAAGAGAAATTGTTTATGATTATAAACAATATATACTAAGTTTGAGAAAGAATAATTCACatgtgaataaaaaaaatcataaaaaataattacattataaACACAAATGAGTTACATTTATACATTCAGGGGAAAAAACCCTAGACCCTAAAGACTTTCAAGGGTTGGAATTGTGTTTTTATTAGTCTAaattcacacacacacacatatatatatatatatatatattactttatatctttataaaattaaattgtagTAACTCActatatacaaaataataataataatagtaataataataaacttataaattataacCTCAATACTAACtagtatttataaaaaaaacacatgtgAAATTATTTAaggagaaaatataaaaaaaatccggGTTAAGTTAGTCAAAGAAAAATCCTTTTGttcttttttgaaatttttattacaatatagttttaatatcatatatttaac encodes the following:
- the LOC137830406 gene encoding pentatricopeptide repeat-containing protein At5g04810, chloroplastic, which translates into the protein MEPFSFCTSHLSIPTNTTIFSATHHPPSATVTTTTVSFSLKPPSDSATPRRPSKPLKTTPTSNPLANKLWLTSKLSPPPPPPPPPPPPPPPPVDETGTIAEDSGGDEGSNSDSSTDFRQPGKIFVGNLPAWVKKPLVAEFFRQFGAIRSVIVIKGHHEMERNAGFAFVIYDGEDEVADKAAMRAVEFDGVEFHGRVLTVKLDDGKRMREKSQERARWLEGNGNKGEHPSSWHEERDGSRKGFQKVLETQPENWQAVVTAFEKIKKPARKEYGLMVKYYARRGDMHHARQTFESMRARGIEPSSHVYSSLIHAYAVGRDMEEALHCVRKMKEEGIEMTIVTYSIVVGGFARMANADAADHWFKEAKEMLPSLNAVIYGSIIYAHCQTCNMDRAEALVREMEEQGIDAPIDIYHTMMDGYTMIGNEQKCLIVFERLKECGFSPSVVSYGCLINLYTKIGKVSKALEISKIMKMSGIEHNMKTYSMLINGFLKLKDWANAFSIFEDFTKDGLKPDVVLYNNIVTAFCGMGNMDRAIQMVKQMQKERHRPTTRTFLPIIHSFARAGEMRRALEVFDMMRRSGCIPTVHTYNALILGLVEKCQMAKAVAILDEMNLAGIRPNEHTYTTLMQGYASVGDTEKAFQYFTALRNEGLEIDVYTYEALLKACCKAGRMQSALAVTKEMSAKKIPRNTFVYNILIDGWARRGDVWEAADLMQQMRKEGVRPDIHTYTSFINACCKAGDMQKATEIIQEMEASDIKPNLKTYTTLINGWARASMPEKALSCFEEMKLAGLKPDKAVYHCLVTSLLSRATFAQSYVYSAMLSICREMVESEMTIDMGTAVHWSRYLRKIERTGGELTEALQKTFPPDWTSHNVLDVNSKTETADLEIDDDDDEEDEDVN